In Acidobacteriota bacterium, the following are encoded in one genomic region:
- a CDS encoding aromatic ring-hydroxylating dioxygenase subunit alpha, with protein sequence MKHDVQMALLDRMVELRKRGRDQRANGGISHLSLDPYTNQEILDRELETVFSDCPFVAGHVDRVRKPGQYMLSDWNHQPYVVVRGNDGVLRAFMNTCRHRGAPLVERERDEPLRAFVCPFHGWTYGLDGALSGMPCAFAFPGINKQDLGLKELPVTESTGLVWVHPKEDGPLAPIEDLGCFSEDFEHFALDRYVRYKKTVTEKKANWKLLIQLNLEGYHVAAVHRNTLAKGYGGFLDHDAEGAHLRILAAKAHLMDSVRMPKEETNLLDFVQLLYFLFPNTIIIINEHAFSMLRFFPVAPDRTLYSYELVYLPDRYGGESGQQSLRNRFIYGGVVIGDEDFAMAEKVQRNLHNGVNDTHMLGQEEQLVLFFHESVNKWIGSGPSGQGTR encoded by the coding sequence ATGAAACATGATGTCCAGATGGCACTGCTCGACAGGATGGTGGAGCTTCGGAAGCGAGGCCGGGACCAACGGGCTAACGGAGGAATCTCACATCTGTCTCTGGACCCCTATACGAACCAGGAGATTCTCGACCGGGAACTCGAAACCGTCTTTTCGGATTGCCCCTTCGTCGCCGGCCACGTGGACAGAGTACGCAAGCCCGGGCAATACATGCTCAGCGACTGGAACCACCAACCCTATGTCGTCGTTCGGGGGAACGACGGTGTCCTGCGGGCTTTCATGAACACCTGCCGCCACCGCGGCGCGCCGTTGGTGGAGAGAGAGAGAGATGAACCATTGCGCGCGTTCGTGTGCCCATTCCACGGCTGGACCTACGGGTTGGACGGCGCGCTGAGCGGCATGCCGTGTGCATTCGCTTTCCCTGGCATCAACAAGCAGGACCTCGGTCTGAAGGAGCTCCCGGTAACAGAGAGCACGGGACTCGTTTGGGTACACCCGAAAGAGGACGGCCCGCTCGCTCCGATCGAAGACCTGGGGTGTTTCTCGGAGGACTTTGAACACTTCGCGCTGGACCGTTACGTGCGGTACAAGAAAACCGTGACCGAGAAGAAAGCCAACTGGAAGCTGCTGATCCAGTTGAACCTGGAGGGATATCACGTCGCCGCCGTGCACCGGAACACCCTTGCCAAGGGGTATGGCGGGTTTCTGGATCATGACGCGGAAGGCGCACATCTGCGCATCCTGGCGGCGAAGGCCCACTTGATGGATTCGGTCCGGATGCCGAAGGAAGAGACCAATCTGTTGGATTTCGTGCAGCTTCTCTATTTTCTGTTCCCTAATACGATAATTATCATTAATGAGCACGCTTTTTCGATGCTGAGGTTCTTTCCTGTCGCGCCGGACAGGACGCTGTATTCATACGAGTTGGTCTATTTGCCCGATCGATACGGCGGCGAATCGGGCCAGCAATCCCTCAGGAATCGATTCATTTACGGCGGCGTGGTGATCGGTGACGAGGATTTTGCGATGGCTGAGAAAGTGCAGAGGAATCTTCATAATGGTGTCAACGACACCCACATGCTCGGCCAGGAGGAACAACTCGTTCTGTTCTTTCACGAGAGCGTCAACAAGTGGATTGGGTCGGGACCCTCCGGTCAAGGGACACGTTGA
- a CDS encoding alpha/beta hydrolase: MVLPDQNRSSSMATEAVWEVPEPLSTCEVRLDAETVTTVRQHGNPSGPRVFVSHASGLATDLYYPYWSLLADDYDLMVYDLRNHGWNSVGPQWKHNVPTLIHDHDTILEAIDRVYGSKLTVGVFHSLTTIVALLSVNKFYSALVLFDPPLTRAGMSQREQLEAAERTAAAYRQRAHRFRKREDFVELLRMFPMFRRSVPGVRELMARTTLRRSASGEGYELRCPPEYEAQLMLYCRSFFPLLDLDLLECPTKFIGADPTIPHAYLPALDPRLASLVDYDFIPEATHMLPLEKPEECAALTREFLERHGLA; the protein is encoded by the coding sequence ATGGTCCTTCCTGACCAGAATCGATCTTCATCCATGGCGACCGAGGCGGTGTGGGAGGTGCCCGAACCACTTTCGACGTGTGAAGTCCGTCTGGACGCCGAAACCGTCACCACCGTGCGCCAACACGGCAATCCGTCGGGGCCGAGGGTCTTCGTGAGCCACGCCAGCGGTCTGGCGACGGATCTCTATTATCCGTACTGGTCGCTGCTCGCGGACGATTACGACCTGATGGTCTACGACCTCAGGAATCACGGCTGGAACAGTGTCGGCCCCCAGTGGAAGCACAATGTCCCGACACTGATTCACGACCATGACACCATTCTGGAGGCCATCGACCGCGTCTATGGAAGCAAGCTGACCGTCGGGGTCTTTCATTCGCTCACCACGATTGTCGCGCTCCTCTCCGTCAACAAGTTCTATTCGGCGTTGGTTCTGTTCGATCCGCCCTTGACCAGGGCCGGCATGAGTCAACGAGAGCAGCTGGAAGCCGCTGAGCGCACGGCCGCCGCGTATCGGCAGCGGGCCCATCGCTTCAGGAAGCGCGAGGATTTCGTCGAGCTCCTACGGATGTTCCCAATGTTCCGGCGAAGCGTTCCCGGCGTGCGCGAGCTCATGGCGCGGACCACGCTTCGTCGGTCCGCAAGTGGCGAGGGCTATGAGCTTCGCTGCCCTCCCGAGTACGAAGCGCAACTAATGCTCTACTGCCGAAGCTTCTTCCCGCTGCTGGATCTCGATCTGCTCGAGTGCCCGACGAAATTCATCGGCGCCGACCCCACGATCCCGCATGCGTATCTGCCGGCCCTGGACCCGCGGCTCGCCTCGCTGGTGGACTACGACTTCATCCCGGAAGCAACGCACATGCTGCCACTGGAAAAACCAGAGGAGTGCGCTGCCCTGACACGCGAGTTCCTGGAGCGGCACGGCCTCGCGTAG